A window of Campylobacter concisus contains these coding sequences:
- a CDS encoding amino acid ABC transporter permease, giving the protein MENLDRVIELVSSSTLPMIIALLKVTIPLTLLSFSLGLVIAIITAVARLSNIKILKFIFATYVWIFRGTPLLVQLFIVFYGLPSIGVTLDTWSAATIAFSLNVGAYASESVRAAILSVPKGQWEAATSLGMTHYQILKRIIAPQAVRISLPPLSNTFIGLVKDTSLAASITMVDMFMVAQRIAARTFEPLILYILAALIYLVVCTLLTYLQSRLEKAVSRYV; this is encoded by the coding sequence ATGGAAAATTTAGATAGAGTGATCGAACTTGTTTCAAGCTCGACACTACCGATGATCATCGCGCTTTTAAAAGTGACGATCCCGCTTACTTTACTCTCGTTTTCGCTAGGGCTTGTCATCGCCATTATCACAGCAGTAGCAAGGCTTTCAAATATAAAAATTTTAAAATTTATATTTGCCACCTACGTTTGGATATTTCGCGGCACGCCACTTCTTGTGCAGCTTTTTATCGTATTTTATGGGCTTCCTAGTATCGGCGTCACGCTTGATACTTGGAGCGCGGCGACTATTGCATTTAGTCTAAACGTGGGTGCTTATGCGTCTGAGTCCGTAAGGGCCGCCATACTTTCTGTGCCAAAAGGTCAGTGGGAGGCTGCCACATCGCTTGGCATGACGCACTATCAAATTTTAAAACGTATCATCGCACCCCAAGCAGTGAGGATCTCGTTGCCACCGCTTTCTAATACATTTATAGGCCTTGTTAAAGACACTTCACTAGCAGCTTCTATAACGATGGTTGATATGTTTATGGTCGCTCAAAGGATCGCAGCAAGGACCTTTGAGCCACTCATCCTCTACATCTTAGCAGCACTTATCTATTTGGTGGTTTGCACGCTCTTAACCTATCTTCAATCAAGGCTTGAAAAAGCTGTCTCAAGGTATGTCTAA
- a CDS encoding amino acid ABC transporter ATP-binding protein produces MAINFKNISKSYGDHLVLDNINTSFKEGQTTVIVGSSGCGKSTLLRCINLLETPQSGTLEVDDRSVKFKDKLSSKELLEIRKKTGMVFQSFNLFPHLTALQNVTEAPIYVQKKDKNEAIKEAKELLAKVGLSHKEDTYPNRLSGGQAQRVAIARAMAVNPYFLLLDEPTSALDPELEAEVLKVILSLAKEKKSMIIVTHNMNFARKIADRILFLDKGVIAFDGLVDEFFNNQNERIKSFISAMDI; encoded by the coding sequence ATGGCTATAAATTTTAAAAATATAAGCAAATCTTACGGCGATCATTTGGTGCTAGATAACATAAACACAAGCTTCAAAGAGGGGCAAACAACCGTGATAGTTGGCTCATCAGGTTGTGGCAAATCAACACTTCTTAGATGCATAAATTTACTTGAGACCCCGCAAAGTGGTACTTTAGAGGTAGATGATAGGAGTGTAAAATTTAAAGATAAGCTTAGCTCAAAAGAGCTTTTAGAAATTCGCAAAAAAACAGGTATGGTCTTTCAAAGCTTTAACCTCTTTCCACACCTAACAGCGCTTCAAAATGTCACAGAAGCTCCGATCTACGTTCAAAAAAAGGATAAAAACGAAGCAATAAAAGAGGCAAAAGAGCTTTTAGCTAAAGTGGGGCTTAGCCACAAAGAAGATACCTATCCAAACAGGCTCTCTGGCGGTCAAGCACAGCGTGTAGCCATCGCTAGAGCCATGGCTGTAAACCCATACTTTTTACTGCTTGATGAGCCTACAAGCGCGCTTGATCCAGAGCTTGAGGCTGAAGTTTTAAAGGTCATCTTATCTCTTGCAAAAGAGAAAAAGTCTATGATCATTGTCACTCATAATATGAATTTTGCTAGAAAGATAGCTGATAGAATTTTGTTTTTAGATAAAGGTGTGATCGCATTTGATGGCTTGGTGGATGAGTTTTTCAATAACCAAAACGAAAGAATAAAAAGCTTCATCTCAGCTATGGATATATGA